A single region of the Polyodon spathula isolate WHYD16114869_AA chromosome 12, ASM1765450v1, whole genome shotgun sequence genome encodes:
- the LOC121324581 gene encoding proteasome subunit alpha type-3, whose product MSSIGTGYDLSASTFSPDGRVFQVEYATKAVENSSTAVGIRCKDGVVFGVEKLVLSKLYEQGSNKRIFNIDRHVGMAVAGLLADARSLSEIAREEASNFRSNYGHDIPLKHLADRVAMYAHAYTLYSAVRPFGCSFMLGSYDEDDGPQLYMVDPSGISYGYWGCAVGKAKQAAKTEIEKLQMKEMTCRELVKEVAKIIYIVHDEVKDKAFELELSWVGEVTKGRHELVPKELREEAEKYAKDSLEEEDESDEDNM is encoded by the exons ATGAGTTCCATTGGCACTGGG TATGATTTATCCGCCTCCACGTTTTCCCCTGACGGAAGAGTTTTTCAAGTTGAATATGCAACGAAGGCTGTAGAAAACAGCAG cacaGCTGTAGGGATCAGGTGCAAAGATGGGGTTGTGTTTGGAGTTGAAAAGTTAGTTTTGTCCAAACTCTACGAACAGGGTTCAAACAAACGCATCTTTAACATTGATCGACATGTGGGAATG GCAGTGGCAGGTCTCTTGGCAGATGCACGGTCTCTTTCTGAAATAGCTAGAGAAGAAGCTTCTAACTTCAGATCCAACTATGGCCATGACATTCCACTAAAG cATCTTGCAGACAGAGTGGCAATGTATGCTCATGCATacacactgtacagtgcagtCAGACCTTTTGGCTGcag CTTTATGTTGGGATCATATGATGAAGATGATGGTCCTCAGCTATACATGGTTGACCCTTCTGGAATTTCTTAC GGTTACTGGGGATGTGCTGTTGGCAAAGCTAAACAAGCTGCAAAAACTGAGATTGAAAAACTCCAG ATGAAAGAGATGACTTGCAGAGAGCTGGTGAAAGAGGttgcaaaaat AATCTACATTGTGCATGATGAAGTAAAAGACAAAGCCTTTGAGCTTGAACTCAGCTGGGTTGGAGAag TTACAAAGGGCAGGCATGAATTGGTACCAAAAGAACTCAGAGAGGAAGCAGAAAAATATGCTAAA GATTCACTAGAAGAGGAGGATGAATCTGATGAAGATAATATGTAA